A window of Deltaproteobacteria bacterium genomic DNA:
CAGGTATTCTCTTTAACGCAAAAACATTTTCAATATAAATTTATTCCTTCTAAAAAGAAATCCAAAAAGCTTATGATTGTTTTGCATGGCAGGGGTGATAGCCTAAGACCATTTCGCCACTTTGATAATGAATTTAACTTGCCAGAAATGAATTATTTGCTATTAAATGCTCCTAGAAAATACATGACTGGTTTTTCCTGGTACGGAGAACCTCCCTATCAGAAAGAAGGCGTTCTTAAAATCAGAAGTAAAATGTTTGATCTGATAAACGAGTTGAATACCTCCGGTTGGAAAGCAAAAGATATTTTTCTTTTTGGATTCTCGCAAGGTTGTCTGATTAGTGCAGATATTGCTCTTAATTATCCAAAAAAATTAGGAGGAGTCATTGGCATAAGCGGCTATTTTCATTTTTTTCCAAGATGGAGAAACTCACTAACTGCAAAAACTAAAAAAACTCCCTGGATACTTACCCACGGGTATCATGATGATATTTTAAAATATAGTGATACGAAATTTGGTGTCGAAAAATTATTAGATGCAGGATTGAATATTGAGTTTATTTCTTTAAATAAAAAACACGATCTTGAAGAAGAAGAGTTTCCAATTATTCGCAGATGGATAAAAGCCCAGAGTGTTGAAAACACTTAAATCTCTTCCCGATACTCGTGTAAATTCATAACAATTTTATCCCATATTTTTTTCTCGGTCAGACTCTCTTTATTTGTTAAAGAATAGAAATGTCTTTGTCGATTGAAAAAACTTTCTCCATGGGAGTAATCTATGAGTTTTTCGATTAGGTTTTGTACGGTATCAGGCTTATGTGTGAGTGCATATCCGCTTATAATGTCATCAACACAATGAATTAAGGAATTACCCGTTAAAAAACTTTCAGGATGAATTTGATTTACTCTTTGATTCACTTTTTCTAGCGTGTTTGAATTGGATATTATTTTTAATTTTTTAAAAAGTGATTTATAATTATCAAAGAAACTTAAGTAGCGATTTTTATTCTGTAAAAAGATTTTTTCATCTTTCGGTTTACAAAATTGTGTCTGCGCTAATTTAACAAAATCATAAATTGAAAATTCCTCATTTTGTGAAAACAAAGTGGGAAACTCTCTGGCCACCGTACGCATATTTACTAAGGGGAAATAATTAATTCCATCAGGAACTTTGACTCGCCCTTTAGACGTTTTTAAGTCTTCCCAGAACTTAAAGTCTTCTTTTAGATTGCTTAACAGTGTGGCAAGCTTTGGATCTTTTAAACATACTTTTATCTGATGATTTGAAAGTCCAATTTTTTGAGCAAAATAAAATAAAGAATATTGCTTCAAATAAGTATGAAATAAATCTAAAGCAGAATGATTGTTAAGGTTCCTTAGGGGAGTTTTCGAGCTTGTTTTTAAGTACTCAACAGTTTGAATCATCTCCTTGACCAAGAGTTGCGCTTTGTTTTTTTGTTCACTTAGATTTGTTGAGAATCGATCCACATCATCATATTTATACCTATTATGACAGGTTCCAAAATGACGGATGCTTCCATAATCAATTATTCCTGCGTCAAATAACAAATTATCTCCATCCCAATCTAACCAAACAAAAATATAATTTTCCTCAATAAAAGCCACAAACTTGGCCAGTCTCTTACAGTAATCTTTCAGGAAAAGATCGTATTTTTGGTTTGCAAACGCGGTACTCAGACTCACTAATTTTTTATTTATGATTTGCCTTTTTATATAATAATCAATCAC
This region includes:
- a CDS encoding serine esterase; translation: MIVLHGRGDSLRPFRHFDNEFNLPEMNYLLLNAPRKYMTGFSWYGEPPYQKEGVLKIRSKMFDLINELNTSGWKAKDIFLFGFSQGCLISADIALNYPKKLGGVIGISGYFHFFPRWRNSLTAKTKKTPWILTHGYHDDILKYSDTKFGVEKLLDAGLNIEFISLNKKHDLEEEEFPIIRRWIKAQSVENT